A DNA window from Porphyromonas gingivalis ATCC 33277 contains the following coding sequences:
- a CDS encoding helix-turn-helix domain-containing protein — MNIDRETFIAWMERIMDRFEMADKKIERLTTQRNCLDGEQLLDNQDLMFLLKVSLRTLQRYRAKGILPYIKLDDGRCYYKASDVHKLIRERF, encoded by the coding sequence ATGAATATAGATAGAGAAACATTCATCGCCTGGATGGAACGTATAATGGACAGGTTCGAAATGGCGGATAAGAAAATCGAACGATTGACAACCCAACGTAATTGCTTGGATGGTGAACAACTTTTAGATAATCAGGATTTGATGTTTCTCTTGAAAGTCAGCCTTCGCACACTTCAACGCTATCGAGCAAAGGGTATTCTACCTTACATCAAATTAGATGATGGAAGATGTTACTATAAGGCTTCGGATGTGCACAAACTGATTAGGGAACGATTTTAA
- a CDS encoding IS982-like element IS195 family transposase, with protein sequence MKTNIVDVFCIIDDFSKLFDEAIKKKTLEEADKKRRNRKFKMSDSEVMTILILFHLSRYRDLKAFYLQYITHSCRSEFPHLVSYNRFVELQSRVGFKLIAFLNMCCLGQCTGISFIDSTPLKACHIKRAHGHRTMRGWAQKGKSTMGWFYGFKLHIVINDRGEIINYQITPGNCDDREPLKDGTFTKNLFGKLIADRGYISQNLFDRLFVDDIHMITKIKKNMKNSLMHLYDKVLLRKRALIETVNDMLKNVCQIEHTRHRSVNNFVTNLISGIIAYNILPKKPELNIEIIRNPNFPISA encoded by the coding sequence ATGAAGACAAATATAGTTGATGTTTTTTGCATCATAGATGATTTCTCCAAGCTTTTTGATGAAGCAATCAAGAAAAAGACCCTCGAAGAGGCAGACAAAAAACGCAGGAATAGAAAGTTTAAGATGTCGGACAGTGAGGTCATGACCATCCTGATCCTGTTTCATCTGTCAAGATACCGAGATTTGAAAGCTTTTTATCTTCAATACATCACCCATTCTTGTCGATCCGAGTTCCCACATCTTGTCTCTTATAATCGCTTTGTGGAGCTGCAAAGCAGGGTAGGTTTCAAGCTGATAGCATTTCTCAATATGTGTTGTTTGGGTCAATGTACAGGCATCTCTTTCATCGATTCCACCCCACTGAAGGCTTGTCATATCAAACGAGCTCATGGGCATAGGACAATGAGGGGATGGGCTCAAAAAGGCAAAAGCACCATGGGTTGGTTTTATGGATTCAAGCTACATATTGTTATCAACGACAGGGGTGAAATCATCAACTATCAAATCACACCGGGCAATTGTGATGACAGAGAACCTCTGAAAGACGGAACATTCACCAAGAATCTTTTTGGCAAACTCATTGCCGATAGAGGCTACATTTCCCAAAACCTTTTTGACCGGCTCTTTGTCGATGACATCCACATGATAACCAAAATCAAAAAGAACATGAAGAACTCCCTGATGCATCTATATGACAAAGTTTTATTGAGAAAGAGAGCCTTGATCGAAACGGTCAATGATATGCTCAAAAATGTCTGTCAGATAGAGCACACGAGACATCGCAGTGTCAACAATTTTGTCACCAACCTGATCTCCGGTATCATCGCTTACAACATCCTGCCTAAAAAGCCTGAACTCAATATTGAAATCATCAGAAACCCTAACTTTCCTATTTCCGCTTAG